The Lycium ferocissimum isolate CSIRO_LF1 chromosome 8, AGI_CSIRO_Lferr_CH_V1, whole genome shotgun sequence DNA segment ACTACTTTTATGGGAGGTAATTTTGCTTTGtagggacaaaaaaaaaaagtagtagcaaaactttttttttttttaggtagtttttcttgtttgtctttttttttttttttttttttttttttttttttcaagggaGGGGAGAAAGAAGTTGGTGATGTCTGAATTCTTATGCTTTAATTTGTTTCTGTAGTTCATGTTCTGcagagatgaaaatgatgactaaCATAATTTTCTTAGAGGATAAATTGGATTATTGGGAAAAGAATAAGCTCTTCATTAGCAATGTTATTAAAATGTTTTTATTCAGGGGTATCAACAGAAGTCTCAACCACCCTTACTGTTTCTCTTTATTTTGGGGAGGGATTATAGGTTTAGTCTCCTCAAGAAGCTTCATTTATGCCCTTCTGAATAGGATTCTATATATCCTGAAATGTGAAACAGTATAAGAAATTATTCTGagataataatatttttttctatagTTGACATCCTAGTTTTTAGACAAAATtatcccttatctatgggagtaggtctatTTTGGTCATTCAAATATTACCTTGAGCGTCTTTAATCCTAACTATCAGCAAATAACTAATGACTACCTTTTTTCTCCTAAACTTAACTTTGTCttatttctttcacttgaacttgaGATCTCCTTCAACTGAATGTTCTCTCAACACATTTAAAATTTCATCAGGATGATAATTCTAGGACCAGTAAGGAGAAAGAGGAACTAGACCGTGCTATTGAGCTCTCTCTTGCTGAAGATTCGAAAAAGCCAAAAGGTAATTATATTTCATTCAGGATATTTTCAAAATTGTGAAGCTAAAATTGTACCTCATTCAGTTTTCTCTTGCATTTAGCATTCCATTTTCCAAACTTTGATTTCACTCTTTTGAGGAAGAGTATAAAAGGTTTATCTTCTCTCAGGATACAAATGGAGGACTGATCAAGATGAAGATCTAGCAAGATCATTTCAAAATAATTCGAATTCATCCTCATATCCTCCTAATTATGCTCCTTCATATGCTCCTTGGGAATATAATCCCAGTAGTTACAGGTAATTAGTTTTGTGTTTCCAGGATTAATGTTGAGATATCAAATTATACATTGTCTCAGCTGAAATTTAAGTAGTTCTAGCATTTCACATTGTTATCTGTTTAATGCATCACTCTATATATGCAAGAAGAAATTCTCTTCATTGTCTGTATGTAATACTTCCTTAATTGTAAGGTTTTGAAGGACCATCCCTTGCTTTCTGGTAGTAAACTAGTTCTTGTAAAGCCAAACATCTAGTTAACAAACAGGTTGAGTAGATTATTAACGATGTgtgtttttttgtgtgtgtgaaCACACACTTTTCTTGATTATTAATACTATGCCAGATTGTTATTTCTCGATTAAGAGAGAacttatgtgcatatataaatatttgCAGAAAATGTAGTGGCTGCTATAAGGATATCGTCTCTGGCAATTATTTGGGATGCATGGGAACTTTCTTTCATCCAGAATGTTTTCTTTGTCGTGCTTGTGGTGTCCCAATTACTGAATATGAGGTACATTTTTGTCCTTGCTGTTGCTGTCATTTTTCCAACACTAAACCCCTTTgccaaatatgaaaataaaaaataagatcaaTGAAGTgcaattttcatataaattgaataCTTTCAAATGTTTTGACATGTTAGCTCATTGGTTTCGTTGATTCAAGTTTTCTCTGTCAGGGAACAATacatatcataagtcatgctTCAAGGAAATGAATTATCCCAAATGTGAAGTCTGCCATCAATTTGTAAGGACATACTGCTTCTGTTTTTGACCTTTTCTTTTCTGGTTGTTATTTAATAGAACTCCAACTTATGGTTCATAGTTCTATACTGAGGTCATTTTTTCTATTTAGGCCCCTGTAATATCTTTTACAGTCCCTCTAGTTATGACCTACCATTCACATTGCAGATCCCAACAAATGGAGCTGGCTTGATAGAGTACAGGTGCCACCCATTTTGGTCTCAGAAATATTGCCCTGCACATGAGAATGACGGCACCAAAAGGTGCTGTAGTTGTGAACGTCTCGAGGTATGGATGTCAGCTGAACTAAACATGTTGGATCACTTTTCAAGTTTTCATCAACTCATGACATTCTCGtttattgtctttatattcTTGAAGTCACGGAATGCAAGATATATGTCCCTTGGAGATGGTCGGAGCTTATGCTTAGAATGCATGGAATCTGCAGTCATGGATACTGGGGACTGCCAGCCACTTTACCATTCCATCAGAGACTATTACGAAGGCATGAACATGAAAATCGATCAAGAAGTTCCTATGCTTCTGGTCGAAAGACATGCCCTTAACGAGGCCATTGAAGGAGAGAAACATGTAAGAATGATTTCTGCCTATAGTTTTTTGGGCTTTTCCATTTTTGGCTTGTCAGCAGAAATTAATTACGGacgctagccaaaatatacataacatatacaccaattatgtatataatatgtatatttctacttaatatacaaaacctatacatttgcgggcttttattcttttgagcggtccaaaaatgtaattatccctATTTTGTTTTTTCTGTCCTTTTGTTTGGGAAGATTACTAACTTGACAACTCTTTTAGGGTCTCCATCATATGCCCGAAACCAGAGGTCTATGCCTATCAGAAGAGCAGACAGTCACCAGTGTAAGATCTTTAGTAACTTGAATGATTTTCCATAGTAGACTAGCTTAAACGTGTCTTCACGACCTTTTAGTGGAACATGTGATGGTTCCATGACAATTTGTTTAACAATGCAGATACTCAGAAGGCCAAGAATAGGTGTTCGTGGACTAATAGGAATCAGAACACATCCTCAGAAGCTAATTAGAAGATGTGAAGTTACAGCTATCCTAGTAATATACGGCCTCCCAAggtaacttctttgttttccttGATTCTTTCAGTTTCTTTTAGCGTCATGGTGAAAATGAAAACCAATATGTGGCATGTGGTGCTCCACACACTCcctgagaaaaagaaaaggaggagaaaaaaaaatccatataGGCGATACCATTGCTTGTTACTAAATTTTAGTCATGTTGGTACGTTAAATTAAGGTTGAATGTTTGTCAGGAGTCTTTATAGAGAACTTGTAGTGCTAGAGAATCTAAGATTTTAAATATTGGACAGAGATGAATTTCAAATGAGCGACATGGatagtgaggattcatatagcagACACCAACTAGCTTGAGATTGAGGGATAGTTATTGAAATAAGAACTTTTTATGACGTATTTAAGATGTGCTTTGACATGTCAGCCAGTTATTATCCTTTTAGAGACGTTCAACCAGTGGAAAAGTATGGTTGATCTATATTTTAAATCCAAGTAAGTAAGATATGCTTTGGCATGAAaccaacttattttcttcgactTTGAAGCAGAGGGAAACTAAAGTTGATGTACATTTTAGAAAAAATCACTGTTATTTTCCTGTTCCCGGATCTTTCTTGTGACCATAGTACTGTATGGTATGTTTGCACCATCAATTAACAATCAAGATGCTTCCTAGAAGATTATGGCAAATAGGTTTACCAAATCTTTTTGTATGCAGATTACTTACTGGTGCCATTCTTGCTCATGAACTGATGCATGCCTGGTTACGTCTAAAAGGTAAAATTCTATACTTCCTTTCAACTTTGTCAGTCTGGAGCGAACTTTAAAAACACGAACAATCGTCAAGGAAAGAAATATAGCTGGATGTTTCATCATCAGAACTTCATTATACTTTTGTAATTTGCAGGATACCGTAATCTCAGCCCTGAGGTAGAAGAAGGAATCTGCCAAGTGCTTTCCCACATGTGGCTTGAATCAGAGGTAATGTCTGGATCTAGAAATATGCCGTCCACATCAACAGCTTCATCCTCATCTACGTGGTCATCATCCAAGAAAGGCGGAAAATCTCAAGCCGAGAGTAAACTAGGCGAGTTTTTCATGCACCAGATTGTCCATGATGCTTCTCCAGCATATGGTGGAGGATTTAGAGCTGCTTATGCAGCTCTGAATAAGTATGGTTTACGAAGTACATTGGAACACATTCGCTTGACAGGAAGTTTTCCTTTATGATGCGTTCATTGTGACTTCTTTGGCCTCGTGTGTTCATAGATGATTTAATTTCCTCTGCTGTTGTGTCATGTTAGAGGTCATTGATGAGGAAATGAGGTGATCATGCAGAGCTGGTTTAGCTACCCTTATTTTTTTCGGGGTCCTACCGGGGATACTGATGGAATACAATTCGAATCCTACAAATAAGACTACATATTTTGCAATTAAACCGAAATATAGAAATTCTGTCTTGTATTGGAGACTATCATTTCAAAGGCAATAAAGATCAGATATTTGAATGACTCCAGGAACATTCCCTTcttcatgaaaatattgttcTAAATGAACACCAACTCAATCTCGacaaaaaaaggaagagcaaTTCATAAAATGCTGAGCCTCTAAGTCATAGTGTTAGTCCAGTAATGAGATGTGGAATGAGAAGGAAACACATTGAGACTGTTAAATACATCAGATCTTTCAAATACATTGCAACGGATGGGGCTGTTCCTCTCTTAATCAGATGTATCGGGTTCGAGCTTTGGGTATGAAAAAATCCTTGATAGGGAGCGCTTCCCCAGAATGGACCCTACGCAGAGCGTATCTGGATTAGTCGGGCTCCAATGCGGGTACCGGACACCGGGTgggaaacaaaaataaataaatagtgtCTTTCAACTACAAGAATTTCACATCATGCAAAATTCATATTTCTTTCAACAAAGTAATAAGAATGCCAAGAAATTAAAAGTATTACAATATTTTCACCTCAACTTGTATTAGATTACAACATTTTAAGTAATCTACAGTATCTATCATTTTCCAGTATAAACTCTGACAAACCAAAAATCTTATATTCTGGCATAAAATTTCACAACATTTTTTCACCGTTTCAATTAGAACAACATGGTCTCCTGTTATTATTACCAGAATACTCTCCAACATTAATAGCAGTGCCTTGACCAGGAATGGCAGCTGCTTCTTGAGCAGCCAGAGCTTTCCTACTTATGATCTGATAAATGTCCAATAAAATCGTCTGGAACGCCTTTTCGACGTTGTATGCCTCAAGAGCAGACGTCTCGAGGAACGACAGCCCTTCTTTCTCAGCCAGTCCCCGAGCATCTTGCTCGGAGATGGCTCGAAGGTGGTTCAAATCCGACTTATTTCCAGCCAACATTATGACAATGTTGGAATCCGCATGGTCCCTTAGCTCGCGGAGCCAACGTGTCACGTTTTCGAATGTTTGTCTTTTTGTTATGTCATAGACTAAAAGTGCACCAACAGCTCCTCTGTAATAAGCACTCGTTATTGCCCTGTACCTTTCTTGACCAGCAGTGTCCCATATTTGTGCCTTTACCGTCTTGCCCTCTACCTATATACACCATGCAGCCAAAGTACAGACGTGCGGATTAGTGGCAGAGTCAAGATTTTCACTATGAGGagtcaaaatatttaaagacaAAAACACAGAAAAGGGTAGAAATTCAACATATAGTATATCTACATAGTGTAATTTTTCAGTTGACACTTCTTGGACAAGGATGGCTTCGCCATTGAGATGGAttatttataaagaattttCAATTCTATGCACAGATTCTGAGAAAACTATTTGCACAATAAGGCGGCTTAAAAGGCAGTTACAAAAAACCTTTAATAGTTGGTATTGATTGGGATCTTAGAACAAATGGTAAGTTACTCTGTTATAACATGTTAGAGCTACAAATGATAGGGTAAACAATACATCCTTAGAGAGGATTTGAACTTTATCTCCTAATTAATCATGGTATGTTAATTGTGAGATAAAAAAAGCAAGTCATTTGAGAATTCAAATCATGAATCTATGCCCTAAACACTAGTCAAAGAAATCATATGGATATTCCCTAAAAGAAGGATGGGCGAATCCACCATTTTAGGAGTTCGATAGAATTAAGTAGCTTTGGTCCAAACTAGTATGTGTTAAgaaattcatttaatatgtaacAAAATAATCTATTCAAAACCTAGTATGGCAAAAGGGTTATGTTCAAAGGGATCCAGTGCTCAACTACAGACTCCTCCCGGAATTGCGTTATCCGAGGGATGCAAAacatataaatttaaaatcatgGATTTGCCTCTCTGAACGTAATTGCAAGGTCAAATGAAAAGAGAAACATCCCAATGATGAAGATTGATCCAAAAGAGGCTGATAATTATATTCCTAGGTTTTTTTCAGATGCAATAATCTGTTGTTGTGGGCTACCTATAAATTTATATCTCTGCATTTTGTAAAGGAATTTATGATCCACCAGTACTTCTAAGGTGGGAAGAAAGGACTTAAAAAGTTTGTCACCTTTAAGGTGGGAAGAAAGGACTTAAAAAGAAACTACTACACCATTTGTTAATGTGTCACATTTCACTGGGAAGAGGACATATATAACAACATTACTAATTATAACTATCATCCTTGTCTCGTCtcatgctgccaaaattttatTACTTCCATTTTGTTGCAGAAATAAACAAGAAACTGAAAAAAGGAAATCAACCACATTCTATAATTCGAGCTAATTTTGGACAAATTGTGATCATGTCACACATGCAAATTCATAAAAGCaagataaatttaattattacctGAAGGGTCCTTGTTGCAAATTCAACGCCAATGGTGGACTTAGACTCCAAACAAAATTCATTTCGAGTAAACCTAGAAAGTATGTTAGATTTTCCAACACCTGAATCTCCAATCAAAACAATCTTgaataagtaatcatattcaTGATCCACCTTATATGCCATTTCCACTTCTCTTTACGTATCAATATTGACCTATaccaatgcaaaaaaaaaaaaaaagtccaaatCTAAATCAAATAGTATTAGAACAAGAGAgccatcattactatcatcatAAACAACCATCAAGATTAAAAATCAATATTTCTAGCAAATGTTTAAGAATAAAGAAGAGaccataaaaggaaaaaaagaaaatttaccaTTAATGGTCAAAACCTGAGAAATGGGAAGGGCATTTGGCTTTGGCTAAGACATGATAAAAAGTTTTTGcaaattgttttgaaatttttgaagtcaCAGAAGATAAGCGAACAAACAGGAATTTGAATGGTTATGTATATGACCAAATTATAAATGTCTTCCACGTCATATCTGTCTTGAGGGCTCAAatcatttaatttttgtttgtaTAAATCGACAAGTGTAGCACCTGGTGCTGGTTGTTCCATAGCATAATTTTATTTCAATCTTCGCTAAAACTTTGGAGTTATATCATTCTTTTATAGTAATGGTGAGTTCGGTCAGTTTGATCATGCTTCGACTATTTTACTGGATACGTGTTAGGTTGCTACCTCCCATTAACACAGATATTGAGTAGTTCTGTCCATCACAATTTAGctaaataacaaaaaattacCTAATGTTTTCTTTGTATCTCTTGAGATTTGAATCATGTGGCCTAGGTGTCAAGCGGAGGTGGATTTAGAgtttgaaggtttcgggtgccACACTAGATAAACGGGTGAGTTTGTTCAGTTTTGTGCTTCGATTCTGATGGATCTTTTTGATTTATATAGATAAGTTGATCgaatatgaaaatttatttaGTTATGTTCTCTTTTAAGATATCATGTGATTAGAGATTCCTAAGTTATCCAACTTTTTTTTGCACAGATAAAAGGCCTTATTCTCTATATTTTTGAGAAATAAATAGGTTTTCTACATTAGAAATCTGAACCTGTAAAAATCATCTATTATCATTACCTCAATATATACATACTCCTTCGCATATTGTGTGTTGGTGCGGATATATAGTTAAGAATAAAGGATTGTAGCCTCTTCGGTACATTTTCTTAATTTGGCTCGGACCTTGGTCAAAGATCGAAATAACCCTTTAATTTTGAAAACTATAATATAATCAACAtataaaaaacaacaacaacaaacaacaacaacatagccaGTGTAATATAATCAAAGTAcatcatttttaatttttttttttttataaaatttatattttacgattcaaacatattttatattaacaacaacaatatactcaGTGTAATATAATCAATGTATatcacttttaaaatttaaactttttctaaatctatattttgggattcaaacatattttattaatattaatgtATTTTTTCTAAAACTCAGTATTCATTGAGACTAGTATTTAAAGAAAGAGGAATTTAAAAAAGtcaaaatttaataaaacaGATAAAAGAGACAACTAGGATTGATAAAGAGTAGCTAAGTcaagagaaattaaagaaaaagaaaaattaaaaaagaatagaaCTGAAGTGAGGACATCtccaccccccaaaaaaaacaaaaaagtcaaCTAGGATTAAtaagaaattaaaggaaaaaaataaacaaaaagaatagAACTGAAGTCAGAAAGCAAAAAAGCGAAATATGTACTTGGAGAAAGTAAAAGAGCAAAGTCTGGCAAACAAGAATCGAACTCAGTCCCTCGAGCTAAGCATTTCACTCTTTTGCCAGTGGCACTAGACGTCCTGTTTTCATTCCGAGTGGCACGTTTGATATGTAAACACTTTTttaaacatataacatatacacaGAGACTTTCAAACAAAtgctacaacaacatcaaatatttTCTCTGCAACTATCGAAAACCAGGTAACAAATGACTTGTGTGAGCTGACAGGATACACAACAGGAAAGCTTCCATTTAGGTATCTTGGAATACCAATATCACCCAAGAAGCTGTCTACAGTAGAGTGTGAGATACGTGAACAAGATGGTGTGCAGAGTAAAAACTTGGGGTTCAAAACACCTCTCATATGCAGCGAGAGTCCAGTTGGTTAACTTAGTGTTGATCCATATCCACACCTACTGGGCTTCCATGTTTATCCTACCCAGGAAAGTGATGAAATAATTTGTGGCCTTATGTAGATACTTCTTATGGTGTGGTCAGGTTATTACTATTAAGTCACCTCTAATAGCCTGGGAGTTAGTCTGCAGATCCAAGAAGCGAGGGGGGCGGGGGCGCTTGGAATTACTGATTGTATAGTCTGGAATGAAGCTGCAATAAGTATGTATTGAACATTGCCAATAAAACTGATAATCTTTGGGTGAAATAGATGAGCCATATATATTAAAGGGGTAAGATTGGTGGCAATACAAAGTCCCACAAGATAGTTGCAGGCACTGGAAGAAACTGTGTGGAATTAGGGATAAATTCATGACTAGTTATGTGCAAGATGGATGGATTACTAGCTCAGGAAAGTACACCATAAAAAGTGGATGTCAATTGAGGAAAGGGGTTGGAGCAGACTACTGGAGGGGGTATGGAACATGACTAGTGTCCCAAACATTGCTTTATCAGCTGGTTAGCAATGCAACAACAGGATGCAGATAAGAGATAGACTAGCAAAGACAAGGCATATGTTAGGATGATAAATGTCTATTATGTGGCAATGTGACTG contains these protein-coding regions:
- the LOC132068327 gene encoding protein DA1-related 2; the encoded protein is MSSSSVNHISQPCIYGHFVSSTTERKSRLMKWLSKVFKGGSSNSRGQQQPQFLGDENMSWRAPARSMDDNSRTSKEKEELDRAIELSLAEDSKKPKGYKWRTDQDEDLARSFQNNSNSSSYPPNYAPSYAPWEYNPSSYRKCSGCYKDIVSGNYLGCMGTFFHPECFLCRACGVPITEYEFSLSGNNTYHKSCFKEMNYPKCEVCHQFIPTNGAGLIEYRCHPFWSQKYCPAHENDGTKRCCSCERLESRNARYMSLGDGRSLCLECMESAVMDTGDCQPLYHSIRDYYEGMNMKIDQEVPMLLVERHALNEAIEGEKHGLHHMPETRGLCLSEEQTVTSILRRPRIGVRGLIGIRTHPQKLIRRCEVTAILVIYGLPRLLTGAILAHELMHAWLRLKGYRNLSPEVEEGICQVLSHMWLESEVMSGSRNMPSTSTASSSSTWSSSKKGGKSQAESKLGEFFMHQIVHDASPAYGGGFRAAYAALNKYGLRSTLEHIRLTGSFPL
- the LOC132068328 gene encoding ras-related protein Rab2BV-like produces the protein MAYKVDHEYDYLFKIVLIGDSGVGKSNILSRFTRNEFCLESKSTIGVEFATRTLQVEGKTVKAQIWDTAGQERYRAITSAYYRGAVGALLVYDITKRQTFENVTRWLRELRDHADSNIVIMLAGNKSDLNHLRAISEQDARGLAEKEGLSFLETSALEAYNVEKAFQTILLDIYQIISRKALAAQEAAAIPGQGTAINVGEYSGNNNRRPCCSN